The Roseicyclus marinus genome has a segment encoding these proteins:
- the ilvA gene encoding threonine ammonia-lyase IlvA → MNDFADHARAATLALRDLFPPTPLQRNLHLSERFGADIWLKREDLSPVRSYKLRGAFNAMRKLLAVDPSASRFVCASAGNHAQGVAFVCAHFGVTGRIFMPVTTPEQKILKTRTFGAGRVEIVLTGDFFDETLAAAKAECDATGAHFLSPFDDPDVIEGQSSVAVEMLDELGTAPDRLILPVGGGGLSAGMISYLDAVGAATQVTLVEPAGGASLTAALKTGAPQTIPITDTFVDGAAVARIGDRTFEVLRKLSPADVLIAPENRICVTIQEMLNIEGIVLEPAGALSVDVLAQMREQIAGQTVVCVTSGGNFDFERLPEVKERAQNWQGLKKYFILRLPQRPGALRDFLDLLGPDDNIARFEYLKKNSRNFGSVLIGIETNDAANFEPMIARVTSRGFGFRDITADEVLADFLI, encoded by the coding sequence GCGCCGCGACCCTTGCCCTGCGGGATCTCTTCCCGCCCACGCCCCTGCAGCGCAACCTGCACCTGTCCGAACGCTTCGGGGCCGATATCTGGCTCAAGCGCGAGGATCTGTCCCCGGTCCGCTCCTACAAGCTGCGCGGCGCCTTCAACGCCATGCGCAAGCTTCTGGCCGTCGATCCTTCGGCCTCGCGCTTCGTCTGCGCCAGCGCGGGCAACCATGCGCAGGGGGTGGCCTTTGTCTGCGCCCATTTCGGGGTGACCGGGCGCATCTTCATGCCCGTCACCACGCCCGAACAGAAAATCCTGAAAACCCGGACCTTCGGCGCGGGCCGGGTCGAGATCGTGCTGACGGGCGATTTCTTCGACGAAACGCTGGCCGCGGCCAAGGCGGAATGCGACGCCACCGGTGCGCATTTCCTCTCGCCCTTCGACGATCCCGATGTGATCGAGGGGCAATCTTCCGTCGCGGTCGAGATGCTCGATGAACTGGGCACGGCCCCTGACCGCCTGATCCTGCCCGTGGGCGGCGGCGGGCTGTCGGCGGGGATGATCTCCTATCTCGATGCCGTGGGGGCGGCGACGCAGGTCACCTTGGTGGAACCGGCGGGCGGCGCAAGCCTCACCGCCGCGCTCAAGACCGGCGCGCCCCAGACCATCCCGATCACCGACACCTTCGTCGACGGGGCCGCCGTCGCCCGCATCGGCGACCGCACCTTCGAGGTGTTGCGCAAACTGTCGCCCGCCGATGTGCTGATCGCGCCCGAAAACCGGATCTGCGTCACCATTCAGGAAATGCTGAACATCGAGGGCATCGTTCTGGAACCCGCCGGGGCGCTCTCCGTCGATGTGCTGGCCCAGATGCGCGAACAGATCGCGGGCCAGACGGTCGTTTGCGTCACCTCCGGCGGCAATTTCGATTTCGAACGCCTGCCCGAGGTCAAGGAACGCGCCCAGAACTGGCAGGGCCTCAAGAAATACTTCATTCTGCGCCTGCCGCAGCGCCCCGGTGCGCTCCGCGATTTCCTCGATCTGCTGGGGCCGGACGACAATATCGCCCGCTTCGAATACCTGAAAAAGAACAGCCGCAATTTCGGCTCGGTGCTGATCGGGATCGAAACCAATGATGCCGCGAATTTCGAGCCGATGATCGCCCGCGTCACCTCGCGCGGGTTCGGCTTCCGCGACATCACGGCGGACGAGGTTCTGGCCGATTTCCTGATCTGA
- a CDS encoding Hpt domain-containing protein produces the protein MIDRARLDGLRQDIGEEDFADLACVFVAEMSDHLDRLGGDPASAMAEDFHFLRGSAANLGLAAMADACARAEAACKAGTAPDIAAIAEIFALSLDAIAPDIPGLASAA, from the coding sequence ATGATCGACAGGGCCCGTCTGGACGGATTGCGGCAGGATATCGGGGAAGAGGATTTCGCCGATCTTGCCTGTGTCTTCGTGGCCGAGATGTCGGATCACCTGGACCGGCTGGGGGGCGATCCGGCCAGCGCCATGGCAGAGGATTTCCATTTCCTGCGCGGCAGCGCCGCCAATCTGGGGCTTGCGGCGATGGCCGATGCCTGTGCCCGGGCGGAGGCCGCCTGCAAGGCGGGGACTGCCCCCGATATCGCCGCCATCGCGGAGATTTTCGCCCTGTCGCTGGATGCAATCGCCCCCGATATCCCCGGTCTGGCCAGCGCGGCCTGA
- a CDS encoding PP2C family protein-serine/threonine phosphatase, which yields MHHGPFQSWPTATPAPGSTLPGRVLVIEDSRAQRMMLSALLRRWGHQVVECDSALDALDVAMDPSITLILSDWMMPGLTGPDFCRRLRAMRREGYAYVILLTSRSEQDALTEGLAAGADDFLTKPVRAPELRARMNAGARIVAMQRDMVDKNRRLSEALGEIRALYTTLDRDLDEARRLQQAQLQDRFRRFSGADVSLWLKPSGPIGGDMVGWFPVHDRLIGVFGLDVAGHGVASAMIAARVAGMLSAATPDQNIALTRGADGRYLPLSPDLAAERLNRMILREMGGERYFTLCLGFLDLATGRMRMVQAGHPHPMLLRAGADVALLGAGGLPIGLVEDARYTTLELTLSPGDRLVIHSDGLTECPGTDGTTLDEPGLAALMTRHAALTGPDFLTALDRDLSAFAGTEALADDASAVVIDYRG from the coding sequence TTGCACCACGGCCCTTTCCAGAGCTGGCCCACCGCCACCCCCGCGCCGGGCTCCACCCTGCCCGGCCGCGTTCTGGTGATCGAGGATAGCCGCGCCCAGCGGATGATGCTTTCTGCGCTCCTGCGGCGCTGGGGGCATCAGGTGGTGGAATGCGACAGCGCGCTCGACGCGCTCGATGTGGCGATGGACCCCTCCATCACCCTCATCCTCAGCGACTGGATGATGCCGGGCCTGACCGGCCCCGATTTCTGCCGCCGCCTGCGCGCCATGCGCCGCGAAGGCTATGCCTACGTGATCCTCCTCACCTCCCGCTCCGAACAGGACGCCCTGACCGAAGGTCTGGCCGCAGGCGCCGATGATTTCCTGACCAAGCCTGTCCGCGCCCCGGAACTCCGCGCCCGGATGAACGCGGGCGCGCGCATCGTTGCCATGCAGCGCGACATGGTCGACAAGAACCGCCGCCTGTCCGAGGCGCTGGGCGAAATCCGCGCGCTCTACACCACCCTCGACCGTGACCTGGACGAGGCGCGCAGGCTGCAACAGGCCCAGTTGCAGGACCGGTTCCGCCGCTTTTCCGGGGCCGATGTGTCGCTCTGGCTCAAACCTTCCGGCCCCATCGGCGGCGACATGGTGGGCTGGTTTCCCGTCCATGACCGCCTGATCGGGGTGTTCGGCCTTGATGTGGCCGGCCACGGCGTCGCCTCCGCCATGATCGCCGCCCGTGTCGCGGGCATGCTCAGCGCCGCCACCCCTGACCAGAACATCGCCCTGACGCGCGGCGCGGATGGCCGCTATCTGCCGCTGTCCCCCGATCTCGCCGCCGAACGGCTCAACCGCATGATCCTGCGCGAAATGGGCGGGGAACGGTATTTCACCCTCTGCCTCGGCTTTCTCGACCTTGCCACGGGCCGGATGCGGATGGTGCAGGCGGGCCATCCCCACCCGATGCTCCTGCGCGCCGGGGCCGATGTCGCGCTTCTGGGCGCGGGCGGCCTGCCCATCGGCCTGGTGGAGGATGCCCGTTACACCACCCTCGAGCTGACACTGTCCCCCGGCGACCGGCTCGTGATCCATTCCGATGGCCTGACCGAATGCCCCGGCACCGATGGCACGACGCTCGATGAACCGGGCCTTGCCGCGCTCATGACGCGCCACGCCGCGCTGACCGGCCCCGATTTCCTGACAGCGCTCGACCGCGACCTGTCCGCCTTCGCCGGGACCGAGGCTTTGGCCGATGACGCCTCCGCCGTGGTGATCGATTATCGCGGCTGA
- a CDS encoding NUDIX hydrolase: MNRRFGDWPEPGRPYVPRPGVYAVIASGDGILATFQEEPRPELQLPGGGIDPGEQPLRALYREVLEETGYAIHAPRKLGMFHRYTYMPEYDLFALKLCHVYLARLGPRRGAPSEPGHTAVFLPWDVAAERLAVSGDRHFLRVARALVQPR; the protein is encoded by the coding sequence ATGAACCGACGTTTCGGAGACTGGCCCGAGCCGGGCCGCCCCTATGTGCCCCGGCCCGGCGTCTATGCGGTGATCGCCTCGGGCGACGGGATATTGGCGACATTCCAGGAAGAGCCCCGGCCCGAGCTGCAATTGCCGGGGGGCGGGATCGATCCTGGCGAGCAGCCGCTCAGGGCGCTCTATCGGGAGGTGCTGGAGGAAACCGGCTACGCGATCCATGCGCCGCGCAAGCTGGGGATGTTTCACCGCTACACCTACATGCCTGAATACGATCTGTTCGCGCTGAAGCTGTGCCATGTCTACCTGGCGCGGTTGGGTCCGCGACGGGGGGCCCCGAGCGAGCCGGGGCATACGGCGGTGTTCCTGCCCTGGGACGTGGCGGCGGAGCGGCTGGCGGTGTCGGGCGACCGGCATTTCCTGCGGGTGGCGCGGGCGCTGGTTCAGCCGCGATAA
- a CDS encoding KpsF/GutQ family sugar-phosphate isomerase, producing MTEDQIAAIRATAARVLRTEGEAVTAMADALPDDFAPAVEAILATRGRVILSGIGKSGHIARKISSTFASTGTPSAFVHPAEASHGDLGMVTPGDLTILISNSGETAELRDMVAHVARFAIPMIAISGRADSTLMRAADYRLVLPQAPEACVIGMAPTTSTTLTLALGDALAVATMERRGFLPENFRTFHPGGKLGAQLSKVAQLMHTGDALPLVPADLPMADTLIVMSEKSFGIAGVTEGGRLVGVISDGDLRRNIAHLMDRTAGQVATRKPRVIAPDDLAAEAMAVMSGNRITALFVVDPDGQPIGLLHLHDCLRAGLA from the coding sequence ATGACCGAGGATCAGATCGCCGCCATCCGCGCCACCGCCGCCCGCGTCCTCAGGACCGAGGGCGAAGCCGTCACCGCCATGGCCGACGCGCTCCCCGATGATTTCGCCCCCGCGGTCGAGGCGATCCTCGCCACCCGTGGCCGCGTGATCCTGTCGGGCATCGGCAAATCCGGCCATATCGCGCGCAAGATCAGCTCCACCTTCGCCTCCACCGGCACGCCGTCGGCCTTCGTCCACCCGGCCGAGGCCAGCCACGGCGACCTTGGCATGGTCACACCGGGCGATCTGACGATCCTCATCTCCAATTCCGGGGAAACCGCCGAATTGCGGGACATGGTCGCCCATGTCGCCCGTTTCGCCATTCCCATGATCGCCATCTCGGGCCGCGCCGACAGCACGCTCATGCGCGCCGCCGATTACCGCCTTGTCCTGCCGCAAGCGCCCGAGGCTTGCGTGATCGGCATGGCGCCCACCACCTCCACCACGCTCACGCTGGCCCTGGGCGATGCGCTCGCCGTGGCCACGATGGAACGGCGCGGTTTCCTGCCTGAGAATTTCCGCACCTTCCACCCCGGCGGCAAGCTGGGCGCGCAGCTTTCCAAGGTGGCGCAGCTGATGCACACCGGCGATGCCCTGCCGCTCGTGCCCGCCGATCTGCCCATGGCCGACACCCTGATCGTGATGAGCGAGAAAAGCTTCGGCATCGCCGGCGTGACCGAAGGGGGCAGGCTGGTCGGCGTCATCTCCGACGGCGACTTGCGCCGCAACATCGCGCATCTGATGGACCGCACGGCGGGTCAGGTCGCCACCCGCAAACCCCGCGTCATCGCCCCCGACGATCTCGCGGCCGAGGCGATGGCGGTCATGTCCGGCAACCGCATCACGGCGCTATTTGTGGTCGATCCCGATGGCCAGCCCATCGGCCTCTTGCACCTGCACGATTGCCTGCGCGCAGGGCTCGCCTAG
- a CDS encoding NAD-dependent epimerase/dehydratase family protein has protein sequence MTRKALVTGSSGFIGFHLCTRLLAEGWEVVGVDAMTDYYDVRIKERRQAMLMQNARFRVVNDRIEAPGLLHGLMEEFRPDAVIHLAAQAGVRYSIDNPESYVEANLIGTFRLLEAIRAFPPEHSLMASTSSVYGANTDMPFAETQKADTPMSFYAATKKANEAMAHSYAHLYGLPVTMFRFFTVYGPWGRPDMALFKFTKAILEDRPIDVYNHGDMSRDFTYVADLVSGIVGLIDAVPVRPATPDAVPEGDSLSPVAPFRVVNIGNSDSVRLTEFIEAIETATGRRAARNYMDMQPGDVPATWADASLLQSLTGYRPQTSVQDGVARFVEWYRGYFGV, from the coding sequence ATGACGCGCAAGGCTCTTGTAACCGGTTCTTCTGGGTTTATCGGTTTTCACCTCTGCACGAGGCTGTTGGCCGAGGGCTGGGAGGTGGTCGGCGTCGATGCGATGACCGATTACTACGATGTCCGGATCAAGGAACGGCGGCAGGCGATGCTGATGCAGAACGCAAGGTTCCGCGTCGTCAACGACAGGATCGAAGCGCCGGGCCTGCTTCATGGGTTGATGGAGGAATTCCGCCCCGATGCGGTGATCCACCTGGCCGCGCAGGCGGGCGTGCGCTACTCGATCGACAATCCCGAAAGCTATGTCGAAGCCAATCTGATCGGCACCTTTCGCCTGCTCGAGGCGATCCGGGCCTTTCCGCCCGAACATAGCCTGATGGCCTCTACCTCTTCGGTCTATGGGGCGAATACGGACATGCCGTTCGCCGAGACGCAGAAGGCGGATACGCCGATGTCGTTCTATGCCGCGACCAAGAAGGCGAACGAGGCGATGGCGCATTCCTATGCGCATCTGTACGGGCTGCCGGTGACGATGTTCCGGTTTTTCACCGTCTACGGGCCATGGGGGCGGCCCGACATGGCGCTGTTCAAATTCACCAAGGCGATTTTGGAGGACCGGCCCATCGACGTCTACAACCACGGCGACATGAGCCGGGATTTCACCTATGTCGCCGACCTGGTAAGCGGGATCGTGGGGTTGATCGACGCGGTGCCGGTCCGGCCCGCCACGCCCGATGCCGTGCCCGAGGGCGACAGCCTGAGCCCGGTCGCGCCGTTCCGGGTGGTGAATATCGGCAATTCCGACTCCGTGCGCCTGACCGAGTTCATCGAGGCGATCGAAACCGCGACGGGGCGGCGGGCGGCGCGAAATTACATGGACATGCAGCCGGGCGATGTGCCCGCCACCTGGGCCGATGCGAGCCTGTTGCAGAGCCTGACAGGCTATCGCCCGCAGACCAGTGTCCAGGACGGCGTGGCGCGGTTCGTCGAATGGTACCGGGGGTATTTCGGGGTGTGA
- the galE gene encoding UDP-glucose 4-epimerase GalE yields MTKRILLTGGAGYIGSHTYVALVEAGHDVVILDNFCNARRNVAERLERITGRPVRVIEGDTRDAGKLAQVFGAEDFDAVVHFAALKAVGDSVARPLEYFDCNIGGLTTLLQAMDKAGCRKLVFSSSATVYGIPDETPTPETAEFRAMNPYGQTKILGEQMLDWLARSNPDWAFGVLRYFNPAGAHASGLIGEDPNDIPNNLMPFVAKVATGELPKIAVFGDDYDTPDGTGVRDYIHVEDLARGHVLSLEKLFETGRGHCVNLGTGRGYSVLEVIAAYQRASNRALPYEITARRPGDVPVYVARADKAAEVLGFRTEKTLDEMCASSWKWVCNDGIRE; encoded by the coding sequence ATGACGAAACGTATTCTTTTGACCGGAGGGGCCGGGTATATCGGCTCCCATACCTATGTCGCGCTGGTCGAGGCGGGGCATGATGTCGTGATCCTCGACAATTTCTGCAACGCGCGGCGCAACGTGGCCGAACGGCTGGAGCGCATCACGGGCCGTCCGGTGCGGGTGATCGAGGGGGATACGCGCGACGCGGGCAAGTTGGCGCAGGTCTTTGGCGCGGAGGATTTCGACGCGGTGGTGCATTTCGCGGCGCTGAAGGCGGTGGGCGACAGCGTGGCGCGGCCGCTGGAGTATTTCGATTGCAACATCGGCGGGCTGACCACGTTGTTGCAGGCGATGGACAAGGCGGGGTGCCGCAAGCTGGTCTTTTCCTCCTCGGCCACGGTCTATGGCATCCCCGACGAGACGCCGACGCCGGAAACGGCGGAGTTCCGGGCGATGAACCCCTATGGGCAGACCAAGATCCTGGGCGAACAGATGCTCGATTGGCTGGCGCGGTCGAACCCGGACTGGGCATTCGGCGTGTTGCGCTATTTCAACCCGGCGGGCGCGCATGCATCGGGGTTGATCGGGGAAGACCCCAATGACATCCCCAACAACCTGATGCCCTTCGTGGCCAAGGTGGCGACGGGCGAATTGCCCAAGATCGCGGTGTTCGGGGATGATTACGACACGCCCGACGGCACGGGCGTGCGCGATTACATCCATGTCGAGGATCTGGCGCGGGGGCATGTGCTGTCGCTTGAAAAGCTGTTCGAGACCGGGCGGGGGCATTGTGTGAACCTTGGCACCGGGCGGGGTTATTCGGTGCTGGAGGTGATCGCGGCCTATCAGCGGGCGAGCAACCGCGCCCTGCCCTACGAGATCACGGCGCGCCGCCCCGGCGACGTGCCGGTTTACGTGGCGCGTGCCGACAAGGCGGCCGAGGTTCTTGGCTTTCGCACCGAGAAGACATTGGACGAGATGTGCGCGAGTTCGTGGAAATGGGTGTGCAACGACGGGATACGGGAATGA
- a CDS encoding polysaccharide biosynthesis/export family protein — protein sequence MSVSHLRRLALGLLAVAALAGCESLPRSAAVEREIVAVSQGETADFQVHTVDSTFLDQIAHWPATGPAPLGWLPASGGARTQVIAPGDTLELTIWDSNENSLLSAPGQRQVQIQSLTVAPDGTVFVPYVGDTRVSGMTLQVAREHLQDAIDAIVASAQVQLSMAEGRTNSVDLVGGVGNPGAYPLPDRNYTVLNLIAAGGGVQPALVNPQIRLRRSGRIYGTSVARLYADPGLDTLLHGGDQVIVEQDPRQFLSLGAAGQQSHHRFPQDRVTALDAMAIIGGVDSRRADPGGILILREYPDSALRTDGTGPALPRVVFTLDLTSADGLFSARNFDIHAGDLVLVTESPITSAQTIFGLIGSVFGVANQTANLAN from the coding sequence ATGAGTGTGTCGCATCTGCGTCGTCTGGCCCTTGGCCTTCTTGCGGTTGCAGCCCTTGCCGGATGCGAATCCCTCCCCCGCAGCGCCGCCGTCGAACGCGAGATCGTGGCCGTCTCGCAGGGCGAAACCGCCGATTTCCAGGTCCATACCGTCGACAGCACCTTTCTCGACCAGATCGCCCATTGGCCCGCGACCGGGCCGGCACCCCTTGGCTGGCTGCCCGCCAGCGGCGGCGCCCGGACACAGGTGATCGCGCCGGGCGATACGCTCGAACTGACGATCTGGGACAGCAACGAAAACTCGCTCCTCTCCGCGCCCGGCCAGCGGCAGGTGCAGATCCAATCCCTCACCGTCGCGCCCGATGGCACGGTTTTCGTGCCCTATGTCGGCGATACGCGCGTCTCCGGCATGACGCTGCAAGTCGCCCGTGAACATCTGCAAGATGCCATCGACGCCATCGTCGCCTCCGCGCAGGTCCAGCTTTCCATGGCCGAGGGGCGCACCAATTCCGTCGATCTGGTGGGCGGTGTCGGCAATCCCGGGGCCTATCCCCTGCCCGACCGCAACTATACCGTGCTGAACCTGATTGCCGCGGGCGGCGGCGTGCAACCCGCGCTCGTCAATCCCCAGATCCGCCTGCGCCGCTCGGGCCGCATCTACGGCACCTCCGTCGCGCGGCTCTATGCCGATCCGGGCCTCGACACGCTCCTGCATGGCGGCGATCAGGTCATCGTCGAACAGGACCCCCGCCAGTTCCTGTCCCTCGGCGCGGCGGGCCAGCAAAGCCACCACCGCTTCCCGCAGGACCGCGTCACGGCACTTGATGCCATGGCCATCATCGGCGGCGTCGACAGCCGCCGCGCCGATCCCGGCGGTATCCTGATCCTGCGCGAATATCCCGACAGCGCGCTGCGCACCGACGGCACCGGCCCCGCCCTGCCGCGCGTGGTGTTCACGCTCGATCTGACCTCGGCCGACGGCCTGTTCAGCGCCCGCAACTTCGACATCCACGCAGGCGATCTCGTCCTTGTCACCGAAAGCCCGATCACTTCCGCCCAGACCATCTTCGGCCTGATCGGCTCGGTCTTCGGCGTCGCCAACCAGACGGCGAACCTCGCGAACTGA
- a CDS encoding glycosyltransferase, protein MNILFVHQNFPGQYRELFQWLVAQGGHQIVFLTQRKGLPEAKGARIVVYKTHHKPAEDAYAPTKYWEECVGNGLGAAFAAERLAAEGFRPDVIIGHVGWGELTFLKQVWADVPIIGFYEYYFLAQGGSVGFDPEFPASEHARFMMHARNAVNFANLHSVDLGQSPTLFQRDTYPEAFRSKIYVEHDGIRTDKLRPRAEASVPLTRLGRAVTRDDEIFTYMARNMEPTRGFHKFMRALPRILEARPNARALIIGGNEVSYGKASGAKGGYRAEMERELGDGLDWSRVHFLGKVPYAAYREIIQVSRCHVYLTVPFVLSWSSMEAMSMGAVIVGSDTPPVREVMTHGETAMLVDFHDHEALARQVIEVLEAPGDFAHLGRNARAHMVERYDFTTRCLPVHLEKINGLVPRGKAIALPR, encoded by the coding sequence ATGAACATCCTTTTCGTGCACCAGAATTTTCCCGGCCAGTATCGGGAGCTGTTTCAATGGCTGGTGGCGCAGGGCGGGCATCAGATCGTGTTCCTGACCCAGCGCAAGGGTCTGCCGGAGGCCAAGGGGGCGCGGATCGTCGTCTACAAGACGCATCACAAGCCGGCGGAAGATGCCTATGCGCCGACGAAATACTGGGAGGAATGTGTCGGCAACGGTCTGGGCGCGGCCTTTGCCGCCGAGCGGCTGGCGGCCGAAGGGTTCCGGCCCGATGTCATCATCGGACATGTGGGATGGGGGGAGCTGACCTTTCTCAAGCAGGTCTGGGCGGATGTGCCGATCATCGGGTTTTACGAATATTATTTCCTGGCGCAGGGGGGATCGGTGGGGTTCGACCCGGAATTCCCGGCATCCGAGCATGCACGGTTCATGATGCATGCGCGCAACGCGGTGAATTTCGCCAATCTGCATAGTGTCGATCTGGGCCAGTCGCCGACGCTGTTCCAGCGCGACACCTATCCGGAGGCGTTCAGGTCTAAGATCTATGTCGAGCATGACGGGATCCGCACCGACAAGCTGCGGCCCAGGGCGGAGGCCTCGGTCCCGCTGACAAGGCTGGGGCGGGCGGTCACGCGCGACGACGAGATCTTTACCTATATGGCGCGGAACATGGAGCCGACGCGGGGCTTTCACAAATTCATGCGCGCCCTGCCCCGGATCCTGGAGGCGCGGCCAAATGCACGGGCGCTGATCATCGGGGGCAACGAAGTGTCCTATGGCAAGGCGAGCGGCGCAAAGGGCGGCTACCGGGCCGAGATGGAGCGGGAGCTGGGCGACGGCCTGGATTGGAGCCGGGTGCATTTCCTGGGCAAGGTGCCCTACGCGGCCTATCGGGAGATCATCCAGGTGTCGCGGTGCCATGTCTATCTGACGGTGCCCTTTGTGCTGTCGTGGTCGAGCATGGAGGCGATGTCGATGGGGGCTGTGATCGTCGGTTCGGACACGCCGCCGGTGCGGGAGGTGATGACCCATGGCGAGACCGCGATGCTGGTCGATTTCCACGATCACGAGGCGCTGGCACGGCAGGTGATCGAGGTGCTGGAGGCGCCCGGCGATTTCGCGCATCTGGGGCGGAACGCGCGGGCGCATATGGTGGAGCGCTACGATTTCACCACGCGCTGCCTGCCCGTGCATCTGGAGAAGATCAACGGGCTGGTGCCGAGGGGCAAGGCGATTGCCCTGCCGCGTTGA
- a CDS encoding Hsp33 family molecular chaperone HslO, with translation MTLTTRIAWDDTVLPFQLDRSDIRGRVARLDQTLDQVLSQHDYPTEVEAMVAEAALLTALIGQTMKLRWKFSLQVRGSGAIRLIATDFFAPGDDDTPARIRAYASYDAEKLVKGADPFSQIGKGYFAILIDQGSGTTPYQGITPLAGGSLAACAEAYFAQSEQLPTRFELSYGLSREPGQPAHWRAGGVMLQHMPKASPLMANDGASGEDGLLAATDLLDEEEGENWSRANILLDTAEALELIGPSVGPTDLLLRLFHEEGPRVYDALPVQFGCTCSADRVRTSLSIYSARDIGHMTTEDGRVTADCQFCGAHYEFDPRTLGFEAELPPEAEGGDDSAR, from the coding sequence ATGACCCTGACCACCAGGATCGCATGGGACGACACGGTGTTGCCGTTCCAGCTCGACCGCTCCGATATCCGTGGCCGCGTGGCCCGGCTCGACCAGACGCTCGATCAGGTCCTGTCGCAACACGACTACCCGACCGAGGTCGAAGCGATGGTGGCCGAGGCCGCCCTTCTGACCGCGCTCATCGGCCAGACCATGAAATTGCGCTGGAAATTCTCGCTCCAGGTCCGTGGCAGCGGGGCGATCCGCCTCATCGCCACCGATTTCTTCGCGCCCGGCGACGATGACACGCCCGCCCGCATCCGCGCCTATGCCAGCTACGATGCCGAGAAACTGGTCAAAGGCGCCGATCCCTTCAGTCAGATCGGCAAGGGCTATTTCGCCATCCTCATCGACCAGGGCAGCGGCACCACCCCCTACCAGGGGATCACGCCGCTTGCGGGCGGATCGCTCGCCGCCTGCGCCGAGGCGTATTTCGCCCAATCCGAACAGCTCCCCACGCGCTTCGAACTCAGCTACGGCCTCAGTCGCGAACCGGGTCAGCCCGCCCATTGGCGCGCGGGCGGCGTCATGCTGCAACACATGCCCAAGGCCTCGCCGCTCATGGCCAATGATGGCGCCTCCGGCGAAGACGGGCTTCTCGCCGCCACCGATCTCCTGGACGAGGAAGAGGGCGAAAACTGGTCCCGCGCCAATATCCTGCTCGACACCGCCGAGGCGCTGGAACTGATCGGCCCCAGCGTCGGGCCGACCGACCTCCTCCTGCGCCTCTTCCACGAGGAAGGGCCGCGCGTCTACGATGCCCTGCCCGTGCAATTCGGCTGCACCTGTTCCGCCGACCGCGTCCGCACCAGCCTGTCGATCTATTCCGCCCGCGACATCGGCCACATGACGACCGAGGATGGCCGCGTCACCGCCGATTGCCAGTTCTGCGGCGCGCATTACGAATTCGACCCCCGCACGCTGGGGTTCGAGGCCGAATTGCCGCCCGAGGCGGAGGGGGGCGATGACAGCGCCCGTTGA
- a CDS encoding CoA pyrophosphatase: MTAPVDLDRLLTALELAPQRPSSDYDLNAAAAPPEGRVLRPAAVLIGVLGRELILTKRASHLKHHPGQIAFPGGKVDPTDADATATALREAQEEIGLDPASVTVLADLPTHEAVTGYLINPVLARIERDFTPTADPAEVAEVFRVPLAHVLDPARYRIEKRRWRGVWRQYYVVPFGPYYIWGATARMLKALADRVTP; this comes from the coding sequence ATGACAGCGCCCGTTGATCTCGACCGACTTCTGACAGCGCTCGAGCTTGCGCCGCAGCGCCCCTCGTCGGATTACGACCTGAACGCCGCCGCAGCCCCGCCCGAGGGGCGCGTGCTGCGACCGGCCGCCGTGCTGATCGGGGTCCTGGGGCGCGAGCTCATCCTGACCAAACGCGCCTCCCACCTGAAACATCACCCGGGCCAGATCGCCTTTCCCGGCGGCAAGGTCGATCCGACCGATGCCGATGCCACCGCCACCGCCCTTCGTGAAGCGCAGGAGGAAATCGGCCTCGACCCTGCCAGCGTCACCGTGCTGGCCGATCTGCCCACCCACGAGGCTGTAACCGGTTATCTCATAAATCCGGTTCTGGCCCGGATCGAGCGCGACTTCACCCCCACCGCCGACCCCGCCGAAGTGGCCGAGGTGTTTCGCGTCCCCCTCGCCCATGTCCTCGACCCGGCCCGCTACCGGATCGAGAAACGCCGCTGGCGCGGGGTCTGGCGGCAATATTACGTCGTGCCCTTCGGCCCCTATTACATCTGGGGCGCAACCGCGCGCATGCTCAAGGCGCTGGCCGACCGGGTGACGCCATGA